The following proteins come from a genomic window of Sorghum bicolor cultivar BTx623 chromosome 3, Sorghum_bicolor_NCBIv3, whole genome shotgun sequence:
- the LOC110433833 gene encoding protein NRT1/ PTR FAMILY 8.1-like, with the protein MGEVADMYTQDGTVDRKGNPALKKDTGNWRACPYILANECCERLAYYGMSTNLVHYMKTRLGQVNSVASNNVTNWSGTCYITPLIGAFFADAYLGRFWTIASFMVIYIFGLALLTMASSVKGLVPTSCDNDGVCHPTDAQSAVVFVALYLIALGTGGIKPCVSSFGADQFDENDEREKKSKSSFFNWFYFSINIGALVASTVLVYVQTHIGWGWGFGIPAVVMAIAVVSFFVGTPLYRHQKPGGSPLTRIAQVLVACARKWNVAVPADKSRLHETLDKESGIEGSRKLEHTDQLACLDRAAVVTAEDSAAGAATATSPWRLCTVTQVEELKSVIRLLPIWASGIVFAAVYSQMSTMFILQGDTLDQRMGSKFKIPSATLSMVDTISVIFWVPVYDRVIVPVVRSYTGRPRGFTQLQRMGIGLVVSIFSMVAAGVLDIVRLNAVARHGLYGKDDHVPISIFWQIPQYFIIGCAEVFTFVGQLEFFYDQAPDAMRSMCSALSLTTVALGNYLSTVLVTIVTHITTRNGNIGWIPENLNRGHLDYFFWLLAVLSLLNFLVYLVIATWYKYKKTADDIPDAKGEH; encoded by the exons ATGGGAGAGGTCGCGGACATGTACACCCAAGACGGGACGGTGGACAGGAAGGGGAATCCCGCCCTGAAGAAGGACACCGGCAACTGGAGGGCATGCCCCTACATCCTCG CGAACGAGTGCTGCGAGAGGCTGGCCTACTATGGCATGAGCACCAACCTTGTTCACTACATGAAGACCCGGCTTGGCCAGGTGAACAGCGTCGCCTCCAACAACGTCACCAACTGGTCAGGGACGTGCTACATCACGCCACTCATCGGCGCCTTCTTCGCCGACGCGTACCTGGGGAGGTTCTGGACCATCGCCAGCTTCATGGTCATCTACATTTTC GGACTGGCGCTGCTGACGATGGCGTCGTCGGTGAAGGGGCTGGTGCCTACGTCGTGTGACAATGACGGCGTGTGCCACCCGACGGACGCGCAGTCGGCGGTGGTGTTCGTGGCGCTGTACCTGATCGCGCTGGGAACGGGCGGGATCAAGCCCTGCGTGTCCTCCTTCGGCGCCGACCAGTTCGACGAGAACGACGAGCGGGAGAAGAAGAGCAAGAGCTCCTTCTTCAACTGGTTCTACTTCTCCATCAACATCGGCGCGCTGGTGGCGTCCACGGTGCTGGTGTACGTGCAGACGCACATCGGCTGGGGCTGGGGCTTCGGCATCCCCGCCGTGGTCATGGCCATCGCCGTCGTCAGCTTCTTCGTGGGCACGCCGCTGTACAGGCACCAGAAGCCCGGTGGCAGCCCGCTGACGCGCATCGCGCAGGTGCTCGTCGCGTGCGCGCGCAAGTGGAACGTGGCCGTGCCCGCCGACAAGTCGCGCCTCCACGAGACGCTGGACAAGGAGTCCGGCATCGAGGGCAGCCGCAAGCTGGAGCACACGGACCAGCTCGCGTGCCTCGACAGGGCTGCCGTCGTGACGGCCGAGGACAGCGCCGCgggggcggcgacggcgacgagccCGTGGCGCCTGTGCACGGTGACGCAGGTGGAGGAGCTCAAGAGCGTGATCCGGCTGCTCCCCATCTGGGCGAGCGGGATCGTGTTCGCGGCGGTGTACTCGCAGATGAGCACCATGTTCATCCTCCAGGGCGACACGCTGGACCAGCGCATGGGGTCCAAGTTCAAGATCCCCTCGGCGACGCTCTCCATGGTGGACACCATCAGCGTCATCTTCTGGGTGCCCGTCTACGACCGCGTCATCGTGCCCGTCGTGCGCTCCTACACCGGCCGTCCCCGAGGGTTCACGCAGCTGCAGCGGATGGGCATCGGCCTCGTCGTCTCCATCTTCTCCATGGTGGCGGCGGGCGTGCTGGACATCGTGCGGCTGAACGCCGTGGCGCGGCACGGCCTGTACGGCAAGGACGACCACGTGCCCATCTCCATCTTCTGGCAGATACCGCAGTACTTCATCATCGGGTGCGCGGAGGTGTTCACCTTCGTGGGGCAGCTGGAGTTCTTCTACGACCAGGCGCCCGACGCCATGAGGAGCATGTGCTCCGCGCTGTCGCTCACCACCGTCGCGCTCGGCAACTACCTCAGCACGGTGCTGGTGACCATCGTCACGCACATCACCACCAGGAACGGCAACATCGGGTGGATCCCGGAGAACCTCAACCGGGGCCACCTCGACTACTTCTTCTGGCTGCTCGCCGTGCTCAGCCT